In Rhizobium gallicum bv. gallicum R602sp, the following proteins share a genomic window:
- a CDS encoding glycosyltransferase family A protein — MSLPLVAVVTPTYNGGRFLAETMESVQQQDWPNLVHVVLDNNSSDNTEEIVSAYLNKRIPVLRFRNEKTLDQRENWTKAYRLVPQEAVYVRYLCDDDTISPTSISKMATLGETFPNVGVIGSLHDCAGAVQDFFWPPGMPVLPGKDAMRMALLRQGILMPVQMMWRRRVTDSLEPLFAGAMDGSWDLDTVFRMLAISDFGFVHEALGFTRVHDNTVTALHYAGKTRAWTRDGLDLIMRHGPVAFGTDYRRQLLAFRRYYVRRILTWWREDRGREHLQPHFDALARAGFGVNGMLVVDAVLDWICVKLGMRRAWTGYPGWQ; from the coding sequence ATGTCTTTACCGCTTGTCGCTGTTGTGACCCCGACGTATAATGGCGGACGGTTCTTGGCTGAAACGATGGAATCCGTCCAGCAGCAAGATTGGCCAAATCTTGTTCACGTCGTGCTCGACAACAACAGCAGCGACAATACCGAAGAAATCGTCTCCGCCTATTTGAACAAGCGCATCCCTGTCCTTCGCTTCCGCAATGAAAAGACGCTGGATCAGCGTGAAAACTGGACGAAAGCTTATCGCCTGGTACCACAGGAGGCTGTCTACGTGCGCTATCTCTGCGACGATGACACGATTAGCCCGACGTCGATCTCCAAGATGGCCACACTCGGCGAAACCTTTCCCAATGTCGGGGTCATTGGTAGCCTTCATGACTGCGCAGGTGCTGTTCAAGATTTCTTCTGGCCACCCGGCATGCCGGTTCTCCCCGGCAAGGACGCCATGCGTATGGCGCTGCTGCGTCAGGGCATTTTAATGCCGGTCCAGATGATGTGGCGCCGGCGCGTGACTGACTCGCTCGAACCGCTTTTCGCCGGCGCCATGGACGGCAGCTGGGACCTCGATACGGTTTTCCGGATGCTGGCGATCAGCGATTTCGGTTTCGTGCATGAGGCGCTTGGCTTTACCCGTGTGCACGACAATACGGTCACTGCCTTACATTATGCCGGCAAAACACGCGCCTGGACGCGCGATGGCCTTGATCTGATCATGCGCCACGGCCCGGTCGCCTTCGGGACCGACTACCGCCGCCAGCTTCTCGCGTTTCGTCGCTATTATGTGCGCCGCATTCTGACCTGGTGGCGCGAAGATCGCGGCCGCGAGCATCTGCAACCCCATTTTGATGCACTTGCAAGGGCCGGCTTTGGTGTCAACGGCATGCTCGTCGTCGATGCCGTGCTGGACTGGATTTGCGTCAAGCTTGGCATGCGCCGCGCCTGGACCGGATATCCGGGCTGGCAATAG
- a CDS encoding GNVR domain-containing protein, with the protein MNEFIGIGKAKMVQEAIRPYLGQRGTAKQPEAGDERFIDVDRLIQIARRQAKLVVLFAAIGLMLGVTRLVFATYYYTAGTSVLIDDNLSRFAGDVSPAPANMESDKKIMSQVAILRSSSLAAKVVDRQQLYEKREFINPPLSVTQQIKGLAKMAMDVFAGMGAQMADADSLDARKGTAVAVLMENLRVEQQPQSFVIDLYYTSTDPTLSAQIANAYAEAYLSDKLDANFDASQRATVWLRARLTDLKDQSQEAAMKVERYRTENGLTSAKGALLSEEQLSDISGQYILAQADSAKALALYNQYKAIVAAGQQTAVDNAATVSEQQGSTVISTLRARYLTVIKRAQEIEGRFGPEHPQAITLRREQDDIGRQIFLELKQMTESYRNQYEVAVSREASLKEGLSRITGQTSAANESLVQLKDLERNAEAISDLYKTYLTKYQETAQNQSFPISEARVISPASPPTEASSPKRTLTLGGSLILGAIFGIGLGLWREIREGTFRLGEEFTTLGLKFLGYLPPIPGATRPSPDDEGKLIANPDVETMRFAVKSGGTKFAETLRHAKIMTDTMLGSQNCKVIGVVSVLPGEGKTTIAANFATLVASSPAKVLMIDADLRRGSLTQGLGIRFETGWTEALNGTTKWQETLVVDPQTGVSLLATPRQVKVFNTSELISGPSMATLLQEARSMFDYIIVDLPPIGPVFDAKAFEPFADGFLLVSEWGATPRALLKSTLEQEPAIAAKLLGVMLNKADQEKLSTYGGLGSSEKLYSRYASYYLEHGEPIMKARGRRRRKARVQLSKEL; encoded by the coding sequence ATGAACGAGTTCATAGGCATAGGCAAGGCAAAGATGGTGCAGGAAGCAATACGCCCCTATCTCGGTCAGCGGGGCACGGCCAAGCAGCCTGAGGCCGGCGATGAGAGGTTCATAGACGTCGACCGCCTGATACAGATCGCCAGGCGTCAAGCAAAGCTCGTGGTCCTCTTTGCCGCCATTGGCCTGATGCTCGGCGTTACCCGGCTGGTGTTTGCAACCTACTATTACACGGCAGGCACCAGCGTCCTCATCGATGACAATCTGAGCCGTTTTGCTGGAGACGTTTCACCGGCGCCTGCAAACATGGAATCTGACAAGAAGATCATGAGCCAAGTAGCGATCTTGAGGTCAAGCTCGCTTGCGGCAAAGGTGGTCGATCGGCAGCAGCTTTACGAAAAGCGCGAATTCATCAATCCTCCACTCTCGGTCACCCAGCAGATCAAGGGCCTTGCCAAGATGGCGATGGACGTGTTTGCCGGCATGGGCGCGCAGATGGCAGATGCCGATAGCCTCGACGCGCGCAAAGGCACTGCCGTGGCAGTTCTCATGGAAAATCTGAGGGTCGAGCAGCAACCGCAGAGCTTCGTGATCGACCTCTACTACACGTCGACAGACCCCACCTTGTCGGCGCAGATCGCTAACGCCTATGCCGAGGCCTACCTGTCAGACAAGCTCGATGCCAATTTCGACGCGTCGCAAAGGGCGACGGTCTGGTTGCGCGCTCGGCTGACGGATCTGAAGGACCAATCGCAAGAGGCGGCCATGAAGGTCGAACGCTACCGCACCGAAAACGGCCTTACATCAGCGAAAGGTGCCCTCTTGTCGGAAGAACAGCTCTCCGACATCAGTGGCCAGTACATCCTGGCCCAGGCGGACAGCGCCAAGGCGCTTGCGCTTTACAACCAGTACAAGGCGATCGTTGCCGCCGGCCAGCAGACTGCGGTCGACAATGCCGCAACAGTCTCTGAGCAGCAAGGCTCGACGGTCATCTCGACGCTCAGAGCGCGCTATCTGACAGTCATCAAGCGGGCCCAAGAGATCGAAGGTCGCTTCGGTCCGGAACATCCGCAAGCAATCACGCTCCGTAGGGAGCAGGACGACATTGGGCGGCAGATATTTCTAGAACTCAAACAGATGACGGAAAGCTACCGCAATCAGTATGAAGTTGCGGTCTCGCGCGAGGCATCGCTGAAGGAGGGTCTGTCGAGGATTACCGGACAAACCTCGGCGGCGAATGAATCGCTCGTGCAATTGAAGGACTTGGAACGCAACGCCGAAGCCATTAGCGACCTCTACAAGACCTATCTGACGAAATATCAGGAAACGGCCCAGAACCAGTCGTTCCCGATATCAGAAGCGCGCGTCATCTCGCCTGCCTCGCCGCCGACCGAGGCATCCAGCCCCAAGCGTACCCTCACGCTTGGTGGCTCGCTGATACTCGGCGCGATCTTCGGTATCGGACTTGGCCTGTGGCGCGAGATAAGGGAAGGCACGTTCCGCCTCGGTGAGGAGTTTACGACGCTCGGCTTGAAGTTCCTGGGTTACCTGCCGCCGATCCCTGGGGCTACGCGTCCGTCTCCCGATGACGAAGGGAAGCTGATCGCCAATCCCGATGTCGAAACCATGCGGTTTGCGGTCAAATCGGGCGGTACCAAATTTGCCGAGACCTTACGGCATGCAAAGATCATGACCGACACGATGCTTGGCAGCCAGAACTGCAAGGTCATCGGCGTCGTCTCGGTATTACCAGGCGAAGGCAAGACGACGATCGCGGCAAATTTTGCGACGCTCGTGGCATCCAGCCCAGCCAAGGTGCTGATGATCGATGCTGATCTTCGACGCGGATCGCTAACGCAGGGTCTTGGCATCCGCTTTGAAACCGGCTGGACAGAGGCGCTGAATGGAACAACGAAATGGCAAGAAACTCTGGTTGTCGATCCGCAGACCGGTGTAAGCCTTCTCGCGACACCGCGCCAGGTAAAGGTCTTCAACACGAGCGAGCTGATCTCAGGTCCTTCCATGGCGACTCTGTTACAAGAGGCCCGCTCCATGTTCGACTATATAATCGTCGATCTTCCGCCAATCGGGCCGGTCTTTGATGCCAAGGCTTTTGAGCCGTTCGCCGACGGTTTCCTGCTCGTGTCGGAATGGGGAGCCACGCCGCGGGCCCTTTTGAAGTCAACGCTTGAGCAAGAACCTGCGATCGCAGCCAAATTGCTGGGCGTTATGCTCAACAAGGCCGATCAGGAGAAACTTTCTACCTATGGCGGACTTGGCAGTTCCGAAAAACTCTATTCCCGGTATGCGAGCTACTACCTCGAGCATGGCGAGCCGATCATGAAGGCGCGAGGCCGCAGACGGCGAAAGGCGCGCGTGCAGCTATCGAAGGAGCTCTAA
- a CDS encoding glycosyltransferase family 8 protein: protein MRLPLGGVMSDPAFEGNLASSAMGALPMKTASFRSIAEGLNGRPLAEPLLEAAMQRYSRPRPIAPEVTIAFGLDTTYLPHAAVVLASLIANAPGAKLRFLIVHDGISPQARSTFERCAKGHRFDWLEIKASSVLAMPGKRHISRAGYYRLMLAELAPPDIDRVLYLDADLVVMGDIRELYASDLGEHAIGAVCDVGMDGEAFAERFQLQPKRLGYFNSGVLLMDLTKLRASDDLSKVITVLETRIDDMEYGDQCALNVVFWSRWKQLDILWNVQRRMLMPQEGKPCYATAAEMKKGRRPKIIHFTEHNKPWSTDGWHPLIWTYYRYLKKTPYRAQVLKLGKVHFLKDLRRKIKTVVNWYRLQA from the coding sequence ATGAGGCTCCCGCTTGGAGGGGTAATGAGTGATCCCGCATTTGAAGGAAATCTAGCATCTTCTGCCATGGGCGCCTTGCCGATGAAGACTGCCAGTTTCCGGTCAATCGCCGAAGGCCTGAACGGTCGCCCCCTTGCCGAACCTCTACTTGAGGCAGCAATGCAGCGATATAGCCGCCCGCGACCAATAGCTCCGGAGGTGACAATCGCCTTTGGACTCGATACCACTTACTTGCCGCACGCAGCTGTTGTGCTGGCATCTCTTATCGCTAACGCGCCGGGCGCAAAACTCCGTTTTCTGATCGTCCATGATGGCATTTCCCCCCAAGCCCGTTCGACCTTCGAACGCTGCGCTAAAGGGCATCGGTTTGATTGGCTCGAGATTAAAGCCTCAAGTGTCCTTGCAATGCCCGGCAAACGCCATATCAGCCGTGCCGGCTACTATCGCTTGATGCTTGCCGAGCTTGCCCCGCCAGATATCGATCGAGTCCTTTATCTCGATGCCGACCTCGTCGTCATGGGTGATATCCGGGAACTCTATGCCTCCGATCTGGGCGAGCATGCAATCGGCGCGGTCTGCGACGTCGGCATGGACGGCGAGGCGTTCGCCGAGCGTTTTCAGCTGCAGCCCAAGCGTCTTGGCTACTTCAATTCCGGTGTACTGCTAATGGATCTCACCAAGCTGCGCGCCAGTGATGATCTTTCCAAAGTCATCACTGTTTTGGAAACGCGCATCGACGATATGGAGTATGGCGATCAGTGCGCTCTAAACGTTGTCTTCTGGAGCCGATGGAAACAGCTTGATATATTGTGGAACGTCCAACGCCGAATGCTGATGCCGCAGGAAGGCAAGCCCTGCTATGCAACTGCAGCCGAAATGAAAAAAGGGCGCCGGCCAAAGATCATCCACTTCACGGAGCACAACAAACCGTGGTCGACGGACGGATGGCATCCGTTGATCTGGACCTATTACCGCTATCTGAAAAAGACCCCCTATCGAGCGCAGGTCCTTAAGCTTGGCAAGGTCCATTTCCTCAAGGATCTGCGTCGGAAAATCAAGACCGTTGTCAACTGGTACCGGTTGCAGGCGTGA
- a CDS encoding NAD-dependent epimerase/dehydratase family protein has protein sequence MKILITGNMGYVGPAVVSHLRREMPDCLLVGVDTGLFAHCLTQANLPERLLNSQVFADVRDLPAELFKGVDAVVHLAAVSNDPMGGRFEAVTDEINHRATLRTAELAARMGVRNFVFASSCSMYGFAEGGARTETDELNPLTAYSRSKVAAETGLGEIARNSQMTVSALRFATACGFSGRTRLDLVLNDFVASALRTGRVSVLSDGTPWRPLIHVNDMARAIEWALLRQDGGNFLAVNVGSEDWNYQVRELAEAVAASVPGTVVEINKDAPPDRRSYRVNFDLYRRLAPAHQPQVTLAGAIADLKTGLDAAGLKDPTYRSAQLVRLNVLTQAIDGGSLGTDLRYTANPSDRSYISGFKDPAHRTRQAMPG, from the coding sequence ATGAAGATCTTAATCACAGGAAATATGGGCTATGTCGGGCCTGCTGTCGTCTCTCACCTGCGCCGTGAGATGCCTGACTGCTTGCTTGTTGGCGTCGACACTGGCCTTTTCGCGCATTGCCTCACCCAAGCAAACCTGCCCGAGCGTTTGCTTAACAGTCAGGTCTTTGCCGATGTCCGCGACCTGCCCGCCGAGCTATTCAAGGGCGTCGATGCGGTCGTGCATCTGGCAGCCGTTTCCAACGACCCGATGGGCGGCCGCTTTGAGGCGGTGACCGACGAGATCAACCACCGCGCTACACTGAGAACAGCCGAACTCGCCGCCAGGATGGGCGTAAGAAATTTTGTTTTCGCCTCCAGCTGCTCCATGTACGGATTTGCCGAGGGCGGCGCGCGCACCGAAACAGATGAGCTTAACCCTCTGACCGCCTATTCGCGTTCGAAGGTTGCGGCCGAGACCGGGCTTGGCGAGATCGCCCGCAACAGTCAAATGACGGTCAGCGCGTTGCGCTTCGCGACTGCCTGCGGCTTTTCCGGCCGCACGCGGCTCGATCTCGTCCTTAACGATTTTGTGGCCTCGGCGCTGAGGACCGGACGGGTTTCCGTCCTCTCTGATGGCACGCCCTGGCGGCCGCTCATTCATGTCAACGACATGGCAAGGGCAATCGAATGGGCGCTGCTCAGGCAGGATGGCGGAAATTTTCTGGCCGTCAATGTCGGTTCCGAGGACTGGAATTATCAGGTGCGCGAGCTCGCCGAGGCCGTCGCCGCCTCGGTTCCGGGGACGGTGGTCGAAATCAACAAGGACGCGCCACCAGACCGGCGTTCCTATCGGGTTAACTTCGATCTCTACCGGCGCCTGGCACCGGCCCATCAGCCACAAGTAACGCTTGCAGGCGCTATTGCCGACCTGAAAACCGGCCTTGATGCGGCAGGTTTGAAGGATCCCACTTACCGCTCAGCGCAACTCGTCCGGTTGAACGTGCTCACACAGGCGATCGACGGCGGCAGCCTTGGCACCGATCTGCGCTACACGGCCAATCCGTCCGACCGTAGTTACATTTCTGGTTTCAAGGACCCCGCACATCGGACACGCCAAGCCATGCCTGGCTGA
- the rfbF gene encoding glucose-1-phosphate cytidylyltransferase encodes MKVVIFAGGYGSRLSEETTLRPKPMVEIGGRPIIWHIMKIYSHYGFNDFVVLAGYKADYIKDYFINYAMINSDFTVDLATGEFKWLRRALEPWKITVLDTGLNTMTGGRLRRARDVIGDRRFLLTYGDGVSDTDIAATIELHERDGNWITLTAVSQPGRYGALGLSDDGTRVHAFREKRIGDGGLINGGFFVCEPEVFDLIEGDDTVWEEGPMEKALHMGKVGSHWHQGFWQSMDSLRDKMVLEKAWESGDAPWKLWDPTPG; translated from the coding sequence ATGAAAGTTGTCATTTTTGCAGGAGGCTACGGGAGCCGTCTTTCGGAAGAGACTACACTTCGGCCAAAGCCTATGGTCGAGATCGGCGGGCGACCGATCATCTGGCATATTATGAAGATCTATTCGCACTACGGCTTCAACGATTTCGTTGTGCTTGCAGGTTATAAAGCGGATTACATCAAGGACTACTTCATCAACTATGCGATGATAAACAGCGACTTCACGGTCGACCTAGCGACAGGCGAGTTCAAGTGGCTCCGCCGTGCGTTGGAGCCGTGGAAGATCACCGTGCTCGATACCGGGCTGAACACGATGACTGGCGGACGATTGAGGCGCGCCCGCGACGTCATTGGCGACAGACGGTTCCTTCTGACCTATGGCGACGGTGTCTCCGATACCGATATCGCCGCGACCATTGAGCTACATGAGAGGGACGGAAACTGGATCACGCTGACCGCCGTCAGCCAGCCGGGCCGCTATGGCGCGCTTGGCCTGTCGGACGACGGAACGCGTGTCCATGCCTTCCGCGAAAAACGCATTGGCGATGGCGGTCTGATCAACGGTGGCTTCTTTGTCTGCGAGCCTGAAGTCTTCGACCTCATCGAAGGTGATGACACCGTCTGGGAAGAGGGGCCGATGGAAAAAGCGCTTCACATGGGCAAGGTTGGCTCGCACTGGCACCAGGGCTTCTGGCAAAGCATGGATTCGCTGCGAGACAAGATGGTGCTCGAAAAGGCCTGGGAGAGCGGCGATGCGCCGTGGAAGCTCTGGGACCCGACACCGGGGTGA
- a CDS encoding polysaccharide biosynthesis/export family protein, which translates to MRLVRQLSPAARNAIYALPRLCRATLGAVVLLVQPALLSPAHADPYKLGIMDKLSVRVVEWQTAEGQFREWPGITGEYIVGPNGDLALPFAGELNAVGRSTSEVAREIARNLQERFGLPNPPEASVEILEFRPIFVAGEVHTPGKYPYDPEMTVLKAISLAGGMRRGLNEGQRFERDFINARGSHEVLVAERARLMAKKARLASEEAGEEKIAVPQDLAAIPQARTLIEDETAIMETNRNAFDLRLKGLDELQTLYGNEITSLSKKVDNQTRQVDLYKRELQKTAKLVDQGLAVSSRALGLETTLADTQSNLLDLDAATLRAKQEMNKAALDTIDLKNERKSKIALDMQETKSQLDENALQLQMYRQLMAEALVNAPTASQLTGSDAARLISYSIVRTVASKIQEIPATETTPVQPGDLVKVSVTNEKS; encoded by the coding sequence ATGAGGTTAGTTCGTCAGCTCTCTCCTGCCGCGCGTAACGCCATCTACGCGCTACCGCGGCTGTGCCGTGCAACGCTTGGCGCAGTCGTCCTTCTTGTTCAACCGGCGTTGCTGTCGCCTGCGCACGCTGATCCCTATAAGCTTGGAATCATGGACAAGCTGTCCGTCCGCGTGGTCGAATGGCAGACTGCCGAGGGGCAGTTTCGCGAGTGGCCGGGTATTACAGGCGAATACATCGTCGGTCCGAACGGTGATCTGGCTCTGCCGTTTGCCGGTGAACTGAACGCTGTCGGCCGGTCGACCTCGGAGGTGGCGCGCGAGATCGCCCGCAACCTCCAGGAACGTTTCGGGCTTCCCAATCCGCCGGAAGCCTCGGTTGAGATTCTTGAATTCCGGCCGATCTTCGTAGCTGGCGAAGTCCACACGCCTGGCAAGTATCCCTACGATCCGGAGATGACGGTCTTGAAGGCGATTAGTCTTGCTGGCGGCATGCGTCGCGGGCTGAACGAAGGTCAGCGGTTCGAACGCGACTTCATCAACGCCAGGGGCAGTCACGAGGTACTTGTTGCCGAGCGCGCCCGTCTGATGGCGAAGAAAGCCCGACTTGCCTCCGAGGAGGCAGGCGAGGAGAAGATTGCTGTCCCCCAAGACCTTGCCGCCATCCCCCAAGCGCGAACGCTGATAGAGGATGAAACGGCAATCATGGAAACGAACCGCAATGCCTTCGACCTCCGCCTCAAGGGGCTTGATGAGCTGCAAACCCTCTACGGCAACGAAATCACCTCACTCAGCAAGAAAGTCGACAACCAGACCCGGCAAGTGGACCTTTACAAGAGGGAGCTCCAAAAGACCGCCAAGCTCGTCGATCAGGGTCTGGCAGTCAGCTCCCGGGCGCTGGGGCTCGAGACGACGCTTGCCGATACCCAGAGCAACCTGCTTGACCTCGACGCTGCCACGCTGCGCGCCAAGCAGGAGATGAACAAGGCTGCGCTCGACACGATCGACTTGAAGAACGAGCGCAAATCGAAGATTGCGCTCGATATGCAGGAAACCAAGTCGCAGCTGGACGAAAATGCGCTGCAGCTTCAAATGTACCGGCAATTGATGGCTGAGGCGCTGGTGAATGCGCCAACGGCCTCGCAACTGACCGGAAGCGACGCCGCCAGGCTCATCAGCTATTCGATCGTGCGAACGGTCGCAAGCAAGATCCAGGAGATTCCTGCGACCGAAACGACGCCCGTGCAGCCGGGAGACTTGGTCAAGGTCAGTGTCACCAATGAAAAATCATAG
- a CDS encoding O-antigen ligase family protein: MRISINAFLSPEHNAPFAISAMVATMFFIAYAQLFGSVFILLFYLVWLPLLVMDPRAVIGDPRPLYWIFAFSIFACLSFFWSAVPGLSLRGGLQYLSTIVCALVAARVVPVKAMVLGMSLGASLVLLYSLIFGHFDYDPLDGVYSFIGAFASKNQLGMFAALGVFASFSLVFILRVQMMWRILALMSGAFGAFSLYAAQSATSTITIAATIAVTVAAVFLKRFSPRHRTVLFLSIVPAAAIGLLIALSTGLFGAILGVFGKDATLTGRTYLWQRGLEIAHEQPIFGLGFQGFWVQGFSRPEVLWQQFYIASRAGFHFHNTYIEAAVELGYIGLILLSAVILGLLVGYLRCLLSSGARNEDVALFGLVTLFIGRSFFEVDFLNQYTIGSFLIYYCAGALTKPVAGTVGRASVRLYPQFAGSEGFHVPRRGGHG, encoded by the coding sequence ATGCGTATCAGTATCAACGCTTTCTTATCGCCTGAACACAACGCCCCCTTTGCGATCTCTGCTATGGTCGCGACGATGTTTTTCATCGCCTATGCGCAGCTGTTTGGCTCTGTCTTCATTTTGTTGTTCTACCTGGTGTGGCTGCCTCTTCTTGTCATGGACCCGCGCGCAGTCATCGGCGATCCACGGCCTCTCTATTGGATTTTTGCCTTTTCCATCTTTGCATGCCTGTCCTTTTTCTGGTCTGCGGTTCCGGGCCTCAGCCTGCGCGGCGGGCTGCAATATCTTTCAACGATTGTCTGTGCGCTCGTTGCCGCACGGGTCGTGCCGGTAAAGGCGATGGTTTTGGGTATGAGCCTCGGCGCATCGCTGGTGCTGCTCTACTCACTAATATTTGGGCACTTCGACTACGACCCTCTTGATGGCGTCTACAGCTTCATCGGCGCCTTCGCGTCGAAGAACCAACTCGGTATGTTTGCCGCGCTCGGCGTCTTTGCCTCCTTCTCGCTGGTCTTCATTCTGCGCGTGCAGATGATGTGGCGCATCCTAGCGCTGATGTCAGGCGCCTTCGGCGCCTTTTCGCTGTACGCGGCCCAGTCGGCGACCTCCACGATCACGATCGCAGCAACGATTGCCGTAACGGTCGCTGCGGTCTTTCTGAAGCGTTTCTCACCGCGGCACCGGACGGTCCTCTTCCTGTCGATCGTTCCTGCAGCAGCCATCGGACTACTGATCGCATTGAGCACCGGACTCTTCGGCGCAATCCTCGGCGTCTTCGGCAAGGATGCGACTTTGACAGGGCGGACGTATCTTTGGCAGCGCGGACTCGAAATCGCCCACGAACAACCTATCTTCGGCCTCGGTTTTCAGGGTTTCTGGGTCCAGGGCTTTTCTCGACCGGAGGTCTTGTGGCAGCAGTTCTATATTGCATCGCGTGCAGGCTTTCACTTTCATAATACCTACATCGAGGCCGCGGTCGAACTTGGCTATATCGGACTGATCCTGCTCAGCGCCGTTATTCTTGGCCTCCTCGTTGGATACCTTAGATGCCTCCTGTCGTCGGGCGCACGAAACGAGGATGTGGCCCTCTTCGGTCTCGTCACACTGTTCATCGGTCGCTCCTTTTTCGAAGTTGATTTCCTGAACCAATACACGATCGGATCCTTCCTCATCTACTACTGCGCCGGGGCACTCACGAAACCGGTCGCAGGAACGGTAGGCAGGGCCTCGGTGCGGCTCTATCCTCAATTCGCTGGCAGTGAAGGTTTTCATGTGCCTCGCCGTGGCGGTCACGGGTGA
- a CDS encoding glycosyltransferase family 2 protein: MNKHVSPEDCCLIVIPCLNERNYIGALLNGLSTELQAPGWRIVVADGGSKDGSQDIIKAASAIDPRIIFLDNPKRLQSAAINLAVARYGRGFEYFVRMDAHGQYPKSYCQQLIADAEMTAAASVVVALETTGFNTIQKAAAIAQNSKIGNGGSAHRNLSRGGYVDHGHHALMRVSAFLAVGGYDETFSHNEDAELDFRLRKAGYKIWISGTTSMVYHPRASVGALFCQYLNYGRGRARNIRKHRTMPALRQMLPLTVAPAVAGTVLALFYWAAIVPAFAWAFTCIGYGFYLRVRQQMPHGPLAGLLAMVMHVAWSTGFWLEMLSLGPRRGVS, encoded by the coding sequence ATGAATAAGCACGTAAGTCCAGAAGATTGCTGCTTGATCGTCATTCCATGCCTTAACGAGCGAAACTACATTGGTGCGCTTCTGAACGGTCTGAGCACGGAACTCCAAGCTCCGGGCTGGCGCATTGTAGTGGCCGATGGCGGCAGCAAGGACGGCTCGCAGGATATCATCAAGGCCGCCTCCGCCATCGATCCGCGCATCATCTTCCTTGACAATCCGAAGCGGCTGCAAAGTGCGGCGATCAATCTTGCAGTGGCACGCTACGGCCGTGGTTTTGAATATTTCGTGCGCATGGACGCGCATGGACAATATCCGAAGAGTTATTGCCAGCAGCTAATTGCTGATGCCGAGATGACCGCTGCTGCCTCCGTCGTCGTCGCCTTGGAGACGACCGGTTTCAATACGATCCAGAAAGCAGCCGCGATTGCCCAGAATTCGAAGATCGGCAATGGCGGTTCTGCGCATCGCAATCTGTCGAGGGGCGGCTACGTCGACCATGGACACCACGCCTTGATGCGCGTCAGCGCCTTTCTCGCCGTCGGTGGCTACGATGAAACCTTTTCCCATAATGAGGATGCCGAGCTCGACTTCCGCCTGAGGAAGGCTGGCTACAAAATCTGGATCAGCGGCACGACAAGCATGGTCTATCATCCGCGTGCAAGCGTTGGCGCACTGTTTTGTCAGTATCTCAATTACGGCCGCGGACGGGCGCGCAACATCCGTAAACACAGGACAATGCCGGCTTTGCGCCAAATGCTGCCGCTTACGGTCGCGCCCGCCGTTGCCGGCACGGTGCTCGCGCTGTTTTACTGGGCGGCGATCGTTCCGGCGTTCGCCTGGGCGTTCACCTGTATCGGCTATGGCTTTTATCTTCGCGTGCGCCAGCAGATGCCACACGGACCATTGGCCGGACTGCTTGCTATGGTCATGCATGTAGCCTGGTCAACCGGTTTCTGGCTCGAGATGCTGTCGCTTGGTCCAAGAAGGGGCGTCTCATGA
- a CDS encoding sugar transferase, with protein MKHDVELADASILSHYTQWRPMRPLGGLRKRVFDVVGALILLVLFSPLFLLIAIAVKLDDRGPVLFGHQRVGHNGKSFRCLKFRTMVTESDARLAAYLAENPAALAEWATTRKLRHDIRVTATGRVLRKLSLDELPQLLNVLRGDMSLVGPRPIMGEEMARYGDRGSHYLRSRPGLTGKWQVSGRSDTTYEERVQLDSQYVEHWSFVGDVWIILKTVPVVLFARGAR; from the coding sequence ATGAAGCATGATGTCGAATTAGCCGATGCCTCTATTCTCTCGCACTACACCCAGTGGCGGCCAATGAGGCCATTAGGCGGGTTGCGCAAGAGGGTGTTTGACGTCGTCGGCGCCCTCATTCTGCTCGTCCTGTTTTCTCCACTCTTCTTGCTGATCGCGATCGCCGTAAAGCTTGATGACCGCGGCCCCGTTCTTTTCGGCCATCAGCGCGTTGGCCACAACGGGAAGTCATTCCGTTGCCTGAAATTCCGAACCATGGTTACCGAGAGCGATGCGCGGCTTGCTGCCTATCTCGCCGAAAATCCCGCCGCCCTTGCTGAATGGGCAACGACCCGCAAGCTGCGTCACGACATCAGAGTAACCGCCACCGGAAGGGTGCTGCGGAAACTCAGTCTCGACGAGTTGCCACAACTGCTCAATGTCTTGCGCGGCGATATGAGCCTTGTTGGCCCGCGTCCAATCATGGGCGAAGAAATGGCCCGTTATGGTGATCGCGGCAGTCACTACCTCCGCTCGCGTCCGGGTCTCACCGGCAAGTGGCAGGTGAGCGGGCGAAGCGACACCACCTATGAGGAGCGCGTTCAGCTCGACAGCCAGTATGTTGAGCACTGGTCCTTCGTCGGCGACGTCTGGATCATTTTGAAAACCGTGCCGGTTGTCCTGTTCGCGCGGGGTGCCCGCTAA